Proteins encoded by one window of Dreissena polymorpha isolate Duluth1 chromosome 11, UMN_Dpol_1.0, whole genome shotgun sequence:
- the LOC127850902 gene encoding uncharacterized protein LOC127850902 has product MIPSLIVLIAITKSCSVKADATELPYTVSNRSLEHVNSFLCPFNENITFTITNLESNNETILAECDMLTKVCSLMSWISETQFTVKYANPGGILTINNHSEDKNVSYTCYHSFNTTGQKELIRYSMQNALRGNYNVSTDNMDQDGRSSFLGGLSYTGTVVVISLTSVLVVAFIVGTVLRASMASSKRYRHVRSWRT; this is encoded by the exons ATGATACCATCATTGATTGTTTTGATCGCCATTACGAAGTCCTGTTCAG TAAAAGCTGATGCGACTGAGTTACCATACACTGTAAGTAATAGGTCATTGGAACACGTGAATTCGTTCCTTTGTCCATTTAACGAGAACATTACATTCACGATTACAAATCTAGAATCAAACAATGAGACAATACTTGCGGAGTGCGATATGCTCACCAAAGTGTGCTCTCTCATGTCGTGGATTTCTGAAACACAATTCACCGTCAAATATGCAAACCCAGGTGGAATATTGACCATAAATAATCATTCTGAAGATAAAAATGTCTCGTATACGTGTTACCACTCATTTAATACTACTGGCCAGAAAGAACTTATAAGATATTCCATGCAAAACGCATTGAGAGGCAATTACAACGTCAGTACAGACAACATGGACCAGGATGGAAGGTCATCATTTCTAGGCGGACTATCATATACGGGAACAG TTGTGGTTATTTCGTTGACGTCAGTTCTGGTTGTTGCTTTCATTGTGGGTACGGTTTTAAGGGCTTCCATG GCAAGCTCCAAACGGTACAGGCATGTCAGAAGTTGGAGGACTTAA